In Rubrivirga marina, the following are encoded in one genomic region:
- the pyrR gene encoding bifunctional pyr operon transcriptional regulator/uracil phosphoribosyltransferase PyrR: MPPPDPVKAHLMDAADMARTLDRLARQVVEELDDEAAPADRLALVGMQTRGVHLARRLRDRIEAIEGVRLPFGVLDATFYRDDVGLGTGRPTPIVQPTDIPFRLDGRRLVLVDDVVYTGRTTRAALDALVDMGRPASVRLLAFVDRGLRELPVAPDYVGRHVPTAPGELVRVRLDEEDGEDGVWLVEKS; the protein is encoded by the coding sequence ATGCCGCCGCCCGACCCGGTCAAGGCCCACCTCATGGACGCCGCCGACATGGCCCGGACGCTCGACCGTCTGGCCCGGCAGGTCGTCGAGGAACTCGACGACGAGGCCGCGCCTGCCGACCGGCTCGCACTCGTGGGGATGCAGACCCGGGGCGTCCACCTCGCGCGGCGGCTCCGGGACCGGATCGAGGCCATCGAGGGCGTCCGCCTCCCGTTCGGCGTGCTCGACGCGACGTTCTACCGCGACGACGTCGGCCTCGGGACGGGGCGCCCGACCCCCATCGTCCAGCCGACAGACATCCCCTTCCGCCTCGATGGCCGTCGCCTCGTGCTCGTCGACGACGTCGTGTACACGGGCCGGACGACGCGGGCCGCGCTCGACGCGCTCGTGGACATGGGGCGGCCCGCCTCGGTGCGCCTGCTGGCGTTCGTGGACCGCGGCCTCCGCGAACTGCCCGTCGCGCCCGATTACGTGGGGCGGCACGTCCCGACGGCGCCCGGCGAGCTCGTCCGCGTCCGGCTCGACGAAGAGGACGGCGAGGACGGCGTCTGGCTGGTCGAGAAATCCTGA
- a CDS encoding aspartate carbamoyltransferase catalytic subunit has product MSEIAPAESLRHRHLLGLADYDADEIRLLLSTARAFRDVLDRPIKRVPSLRGVTCCNLFFENSTRTRLSFELAEKRLSADVMNFSASGSSVSKGETLKDTARNIEAMKVDLAVIRHRSAGAAHFLTRCIDGIVVNAGDGQHEHPTQALLDALTISTLAVPGRDGLGVFDFSGLRVTILGDIAHSRVARSNVYGLTALGAHVTLCGPRTMMPMEVVAALDGRAVTVTDRLDEALDGCDVAMALRIQLERQGTDVGLTPSLREYHTMYGIRPEHLEQNPDLWVMHPGPVNRGVELAGEVVDSDRSVILSQVTNGVAVRMAVLYLLAGADSFTDAEAGA; this is encoded by the coding sequence GTGAGCGAGATCGCCCCCGCCGAGTCCCTCCGCCACCGCCACCTCCTCGGGCTGGCGGACTACGACGCCGACGAGATCCGCCTGCTCCTGTCGACGGCGCGCGCCTTCCGCGACGTGCTCGACCGGCCCATCAAACGGGTCCCGTCCTTGCGCGGGGTCACGTGCTGCAACCTGTTCTTCGAGAACTCGACGCGCACGCGGCTCTCGTTCGAGCTGGCCGAGAAACGGCTCTCGGCCGACGTCATGAACTTCTCCGCCTCCGGGTCGAGCGTGTCGAAGGGCGAGACGCTCAAGGACACGGCTCGCAACATCGAGGCGATGAAGGTGGACCTCGCCGTGATCCGCCACCGCTCGGCCGGCGCGGCCCACTTCCTCACGCGGTGCATCGACGGGATCGTGGTGAACGCGGGCGACGGGCAGCACGAGCACCCGACGCAGGCGCTCCTCGACGCGCTCACGATCTCGACGCTCGCCGTGCCCGGCCGCGACGGCCTCGGCGTCTTCGACTTCTCCGGCCTCCGCGTGACGATCCTCGGCGACATCGCGCACAGCCGCGTCGCCCGCTCCAACGTCTATGGCCTGACGGCGCTCGGCGCGCACGTCACGCTCTGCGGCCCGCGCACGATGATGCCGATGGAGGTGGTGGCCGCCCTCGACGGCCGCGCCGTGACCGTCACGGACCGCCTCGACGAGGCCCTCGACGGGTGCGACGTGGCGATGGCCCTCCGCATCCAGCTCGAGCGCCAGGGCACGGACGTCGGCCTGACGCCGTCGCTGCGGGAGTACCACACGATGTACGGCATCCGCCCCGAGCACCTCGAGCAGAATCCCGACCTCTGGGTGATGCACCCCGGCCCCGTCAACCGCGGCGTTGAGCTGGCCGGCGAGGTCGTCGACTCGGACCGGTCGGTGATCCTGAGCCAGGTGACGAACGGCGTGGCCGTGCGGATGGCGGTCCTCTACCTCCTCGCCGGCGCGGACTCGTTCACCGACGCGGAGGCCGGGGCGTGA
- a CDS encoding polysaccharide deacetylase family protein, with the protein MTRWCGFVHALAVGLAVAASAACAQPTPPASGDPSEGPNPERTIALTVDDLPVGRGHPLAWQQRVTRDLVRQITEAGVPATGFVNEGKLDVEGERDDRTALLQAWVDAGLDLGNHTYGHPSLFDTPLDAFQDHVRRGDAVTNRLLAARGDSARYFRHPYLNVGPDRETKDAFEAWLADEGYTIAPVTHDNAEYVYALAYDHALDAGDSALQNRIADAYVAYMESTAAYFEGLADDLFGREMAHVLLVHANALNADHLDRLVGMFRGRGYRFVSLDEALEDPAYASEDTYTGRAGMSWLQRWAITRGVRFESEPHPDPWVEDVAYPGQ; encoded by the coding sequence ATGACAAGGTGGTGCGGTTTCGTCCATGCCCTCGCCGTCGGGCTGGCGGTCGCCGCCAGCGCCGCGTGCGCGCAGCCGACGCCGCCCGCCTCGGGAGACCCATCGGAGGGGCCGAACCCAGAGCGGACGATCGCGCTGACGGTCGACGACCTTCCGGTCGGGCGGGGTCACCCGCTGGCGTGGCAGCAGCGCGTCACGCGCGACCTCGTCCGCCAGATCACCGAGGCGGGCGTGCCGGCGACGGGGTTCGTCAACGAGGGGAAGCTCGACGTGGAGGGAGAACGCGACGACCGGACGGCGCTCCTCCAGGCGTGGGTCGACGCCGGGCTCGACCTCGGCAACCACACCTACGGCCACCCGTCCCTCTTCGACACGCCGCTCGACGCGTTCCAGGACCACGTCCGGCGCGGCGACGCCGTCACGAACCGGCTGCTGGCCGCGCGCGGTGACTCGGCGCGCTACTTCCGCCACCCGTACCTCAACGTGGGGCCGGACCGGGAGACGAAAGACGCCTTCGAGGCGTGGCTCGCGGACGAGGGCTACACGATCGCGCCCGTCACCCACGACAACGCCGAGTACGTCTACGCGCTCGCCTACGACCACGCGCTCGACGCCGGTGACTCCGCGCTCCAGAATCGCATCGCCGACGCCTACGTCGCCTACATGGAGTCGACGGCGGCCTATTTCGAGGGGCTGGCCGACGACCTGTTCGGGCGCGAGATGGCCCACGTCCTCCTGGTCCACGCCAACGCCCTCAACGCCGACCACCTCGACCGACTGGTCGGGATGTTCCGCGGGCGCGGCTACCGGTTCGTGTCGCTCGACGAGGCGCTGGAAGACCCGGCCTACGCTTCTGAGGACACGTACACCGGCCGGGCGGGGATGTCGTGGCTCCAGCGGTGGGCCATCACGCGCGGCGTCCGGTTCGAATCCGAGCCGCACCCGGATCCCTGGGTGGAGGACGTGGCGTATCCGGGCCAATGA
- a CDS encoding ATP-dependent zinc protease family protein codes for MSNDLVTVGWQEWLAFPEMGLPAVRAKIDTGARTSALHAHDVEHVERDGETVVRFLVNPLFKGRKLAVPCEAPIVDEREVTSSNGHTELRIVVEAMLRLGLAADAPEWPVELTLTDRRGMRFPMLLGREAMSGRVLVDSGASFRLGRPDHPGAFYE; via the coding sequence ATGAGCAACGACCTCGTGACCGTCGGCTGGCAGGAGTGGCTGGCCTTTCCAGAGATGGGCCTGCCGGCCGTCCGTGCCAAGATCGACACCGGCGCGCGGACGTCGGCGCTCCACGCCCACGACGTCGAGCACGTCGAGCGCGACGGCGAGACGGTCGTCCGCTTCCTCGTCAACCCGCTCTTCAAGGGGCGGAAGCTGGCGGTCCCCTGCGAGGCGCCCATCGTCGACGAGCGCGAGGTGACGTCGTCGAACGGGCACACCGAGCTGCGGATCGTGGTCGAGGCCATGCTCCGCCTCGGTCTCGCTGCCGACGCCCCCGAGTGGCCCGTCGAACTCACGCTGACGGATCGGCGTGGGATGCGCTTCCCGATGCTCCTCGGCCGCGAGGCCATGTCCGGCCGCGTCCTCGTCGACTCCGGCGCGTCGTTCCGCCTCGGCCGCCCCGACCACCCCGGCGCGTTTTACGAATAG